One genomic region from Epinephelus moara isolate mb chromosome 8, YSFRI_EMoa_1.0, whole genome shotgun sequence encodes:
- the klhl22 gene encoding kelch-like protein 22 isoform X2, whose product MKPEHQHPAMAEDGKLSPVGGRAGSSGRLGRQTYKSSAHFRSLLDGLLALRQSGTLFDVVLLVEGRPIQAHRILLAASCDYFRGMFAGGLRETQQKEIPIHGVSYMAMKKILDYIYTSEIELDLECVQEVLIAATLVQLEIVIGFCCDFLFSWLDESNVLEVHNLADLYGLQQLNARIHSYILRNIQTLSRTDVYRQLPQDVVFRALNSDELQVNSENEAYEAALHYHYSPVQVETDQVYLQDNLKMLDAVRFCLIEKHMLQRLFGRLNQCPLKDSVSAALRYHEQEIWQPVLQSPLTQPRSTLHCILGFGGMFTSSSLTDNEHLFQVFHPSWGEWRTLTAAHAPRMSNQGIAVLNNFVYLIGGDKNTSGFRAETRCWRYDPRHNSWCAIQPLQQQHADHCVCVLGSHIYAVGGRDYSNELDTVERYDPHTNMWEFVSPLKREVYAHAGAVLDGKMYITCGRRGVAYLRETYSFDPVANHWTACAEGPVERAWHGMTAVNRRIYVIGGSNDEHRYRRDVLKVACFDPEANSWSLLTPLPAGHGEPGIAVLDSRIYVLGGRSHDKGNRMKYVHVYNTDTDEWENETEFKERVSGLAACVVLMPPAVINQARGWEQRTKASWEDVDMDNSEDSSED is encoded by the exons ATGAAGCCTGAACATCAGCACCCTGCCATGGCTGAGGATGGAAAGCTGAGCCCAGTGGGAGGACGCGCTGGCTCATCAGGCCGCCTGGGCCGACAGACCTACAAAAGTTCAGCCCATTTCCGCAGCCTGCTGGACGGCCTGCTGGCTCTCAGACAAAGTGGCACTCTGTTTGATGTGGTGCTGCTGGTGGAGGGTCGACCCATCCAAGCCCACCGTATACTTCTGGCAGCCTCTTGCGATTATTTTAG GGGAATGTTTGCTGGAGGCCTTcgggagacacagcaaaaggAGATCCCAATTCATGGAGTATCCTACATGGCCATGAAGAAAATACTTGACTACATCTACACTTCAGAGATCGAGTTAGACCTGGAGTGTGTGCAGGAAGTCCTGATAGCTGCCACGCTAGTTCAG cttGAGATTGTCATCGGCTTTTGCTGTGATTTCCTTTTCTCCTGGCTGGACGAGAGCAACGTTTTAGAGGTCCATAATCTAGCTGATCTGTATGGACTGCAACAGCTTAATGCCAGGATCCACTCCTACATCCTCAGGAACATCCAGACTTTGTCTCGCACCGACGTGTACCGACAACTCCCCCAAGATGTAGTCTTCAGAGCACTGAACAGTGACGAACTTCAGGTGAACAGTGAGAACGAGGCGTATGAGGCGGCTCTTCACTACCACTACAGTCCTGTGCAGGTGGAAACTGACCAGGTCTACTTGCAG GACAATCTCAAGATGCTTGATGCTGTCCGTTTCTGCCTGATTGAGAAACACATGTTGCAGAGGCTGTTTGGCAGACTGAACCAGTGTCCACTGAAGGATTCTGTGTCTGCTGCCCTGCGGTACCATGAGCAGGAGATCTGGCAGCCTGTCCTGCAGAGCCCTCTCACCCAGCCACGTTCAACCCTCCACTGCATATTGGGCTTTGGGGGTATGTTCACCTCCAGCTCCCTCACAGACAACGAGCATTTGTTTCAGGTGTTCCATCCGAGCTGGGGGGAGTGGAGGACACTCACTGCAGCTCACGCTCCCCGAATGTCCAACCAGGGCATTGCTGTGCTCAACAATTTTGTTTATCTAATTGGAGGAGACAAGAACACCAGTGGGTTTCGTGCAGAGACCCGCTGCTGGAG GTACGACCCTCGCCACAACAGCTGGTGCGCCATCcagcctctgcagcagcagcatgccgaccactgtgtttgtgtgttgggcAGCCATATTTATGCCGTTGGAGGACGGGACTACAGCAATGAGCTGGACACAGTGGAGCGCTATGATCCACACACCAACATGTGGGAGTTTGTATCACCCCTAAAGAGAGAG GTGTACGCCCACGCAGGAGCAGTGTTAGATGGGAAAATGTATATAACATGCGGCCGTAGAGGGGTGGCGTACCTCAGAGAGACCTACAGTTTTGACCCTGTGGCCAATCATTGGACAGCATGTGCTGAGGGGCCGGTGGAGCGGGCGTGGCACGGCATGACTGCTGTCAACAGACGCATTTATGTTATTGGTGGAAGCAATGATGAGCATAGATATCGACGTGATGTCCTGAAG GTGGCATGCTTTGACCCTGAAGCCAACTCTTGGTCTTTACTGACCCCCCTCCCTGCAGGACATGGAGAACCCGGCATAGCCGTGCTGGACAGTCGCATCTATGTGCTGGGAGGACGCTCTCATGACAAAGGCAACAGGATGAAATACGTTCACGTGTACAACACCGACACAGACGAGTGGGAGAATGAGACGGAGTTTAAGGAGCGAGTCTCTGGCCTGGCAGCCTGCGTGGTGCTCATGCCACCTGCTGTGATCAACCAGGCCAGGGGCTGGGAGCAGCGTACCAAGGCCTCATGGGAAGACGTGGACATGGACAACTCAGAGGACTCTAGTGAGGACTGA
- the klhl22 gene encoding kelch-like protein 22 isoform X1 — protein sequence MKPEHQHPAMAEDGKLSPVGGRAGSSGRLGRQTYKSSAHFRSLLDGLLALRQSGTLFDVVLLVEGRPIQAHRILLAASCDYFRGMFAGGLRETQQKEIPIHGVSYMAMKKILDYIYTSEIELDLECVQEVLIAATLVQLEIVIGFCCDFLFSWLDESNVLEVHNLADLYGLQQLNARIHSYILRNIQTLSRTDVYRQLPQDVVFRALNSDELQVNSENEAYEAALHYHYSPVQVETDQVYLQVSPKDNLKMLDAVRFCLIEKHMLQRLFGRLNQCPLKDSVSAALRYHEQEIWQPVLQSPLTQPRSTLHCILGFGGMFTSSSLTDNEHLFQVFHPSWGEWRTLTAAHAPRMSNQGIAVLNNFVYLIGGDKNTSGFRAETRCWRYDPRHNSWCAIQPLQQQHADHCVCVLGSHIYAVGGRDYSNELDTVERYDPHTNMWEFVSPLKREVYAHAGAVLDGKMYITCGRRGVAYLRETYSFDPVANHWTACAEGPVERAWHGMTAVNRRIYVIGGSNDEHRYRRDVLKVACFDPEANSWSLLTPLPAGHGEPGIAVLDSRIYVLGGRSHDKGNRMKYVHVYNTDTDEWENETEFKERVSGLAACVVLMPPAVINQARGWEQRTKASWEDVDMDNSEDSSED from the exons ATGAAGCCTGAACATCAGCACCCTGCCATGGCTGAGGATGGAAAGCTGAGCCCAGTGGGAGGACGCGCTGGCTCATCAGGCCGCCTGGGCCGACAGACCTACAAAAGTTCAGCCCATTTCCGCAGCCTGCTGGACGGCCTGCTGGCTCTCAGACAAAGTGGCACTCTGTTTGATGTGGTGCTGCTGGTGGAGGGTCGACCCATCCAAGCCCACCGTATACTTCTGGCAGCCTCTTGCGATTATTTTAG GGGAATGTTTGCTGGAGGCCTTcgggagacacagcaaaaggAGATCCCAATTCATGGAGTATCCTACATGGCCATGAAGAAAATACTTGACTACATCTACACTTCAGAGATCGAGTTAGACCTGGAGTGTGTGCAGGAAGTCCTGATAGCTGCCACGCTAGTTCAG cttGAGATTGTCATCGGCTTTTGCTGTGATTTCCTTTTCTCCTGGCTGGACGAGAGCAACGTTTTAGAGGTCCATAATCTAGCTGATCTGTATGGACTGCAACAGCTTAATGCCAGGATCCACTCCTACATCCTCAGGAACATCCAGACTTTGTCTCGCACCGACGTGTACCGACAACTCCCCCAAGATGTAGTCTTCAGAGCACTGAACAGTGACGAACTTCAGGTGAACAGTGAGAACGAGGCGTATGAGGCGGCTCTTCACTACCACTACAGTCCTGTGCAGGTGGAAACTGACCAGGTCTACTTGCAGGTCAGTCCCAAG GACAATCTCAAGATGCTTGATGCTGTCCGTTTCTGCCTGATTGAGAAACACATGTTGCAGAGGCTGTTTGGCAGACTGAACCAGTGTCCACTGAAGGATTCTGTGTCTGCTGCCCTGCGGTACCATGAGCAGGAGATCTGGCAGCCTGTCCTGCAGAGCCCTCTCACCCAGCCACGTTCAACCCTCCACTGCATATTGGGCTTTGGGGGTATGTTCACCTCCAGCTCCCTCACAGACAACGAGCATTTGTTTCAGGTGTTCCATCCGAGCTGGGGGGAGTGGAGGACACTCACTGCAGCTCACGCTCCCCGAATGTCCAACCAGGGCATTGCTGTGCTCAACAATTTTGTTTATCTAATTGGAGGAGACAAGAACACCAGTGGGTTTCGTGCAGAGACCCGCTGCTGGAG GTACGACCCTCGCCACAACAGCTGGTGCGCCATCcagcctctgcagcagcagcatgccgaccactgtgtttgtgtgttgggcAGCCATATTTATGCCGTTGGAGGACGGGACTACAGCAATGAGCTGGACACAGTGGAGCGCTATGATCCACACACCAACATGTGGGAGTTTGTATCACCCCTAAAGAGAGAG GTGTACGCCCACGCAGGAGCAGTGTTAGATGGGAAAATGTATATAACATGCGGCCGTAGAGGGGTGGCGTACCTCAGAGAGACCTACAGTTTTGACCCTGTGGCCAATCATTGGACAGCATGTGCTGAGGGGCCGGTGGAGCGGGCGTGGCACGGCATGACTGCTGTCAACAGACGCATTTATGTTATTGGTGGAAGCAATGATGAGCATAGATATCGACGTGATGTCCTGAAG GTGGCATGCTTTGACCCTGAAGCCAACTCTTGGTCTTTACTGACCCCCCTCCCTGCAGGACATGGAGAACCCGGCATAGCCGTGCTGGACAGTCGCATCTATGTGCTGGGAGGACGCTCTCATGACAAAGGCAACAGGATGAAATACGTTCACGTGTACAACACCGACACAGACGAGTGGGAGAATGAGACGGAGTTTAAGGAGCGAGTCTCTGGCCTGGCAGCCTGCGTGGTGCTCATGCCACCTGCTGTGATCAACCAGGCCAGGGGCTGGGAGCAGCGTACCAAGGCCTCATGGGAAGACGTGGACATGGACAACTCAGAGGACTCTAGTGAGGACTGA
- the npy8br gene encoding neuropeptide Y receptor Y8b — translation MELQHNTNHNQALWKEIPWDFTEDCSLSVSGTTFLIVAYSTVMAVGLIGNSCLLFVITRHKEMHNVTNIFIANLSFSDILMCIVCLPVTIIYTLTDRWILGDALCKLTPFIQCISVTVSIFSLVLIAMERYQLIVHPTGWKPMVGQSYLAVAVTWIVACLISVPFLSYSVLTLPFQNLTIPFPVNDHPVCMERWPSVQERRAYTTSLLVFQYFLPLALIMVCYLHIYLRLRRRKDMVERGRNTTQKKNKGTTRINAMLVAIVVAFALSWLPLTVFNTVFDWNHEAIPTCGHDIIFSFCHLTAMASTCVNPIIYGFLNSNFQKQLKSTLLRCRCWGVTERYESVPLSTVSTEVTKGSILSNGSISINT, via the coding sequence ATGGAGCTGCAGCACAACACCAATCACAACCAAGCCTTGTGGAAAGAGATACCGTGGGATTTCACCGAGGACTGCTCGCTTTCAGTGAGTGGCACCACATTCCTCATTGTTGCTTACAGTACAGTCATGGCAGTGGGTCTCATTGGGAACTCCTGCCTTTTGTTTGTCATCACACGGCACAAGGAGATGCACAACGTCACTAACATCTTCATCGCCAACCTGTCCTTTTCTGATATCCTCATGTGCATTGTATGCCTGCCAGTCACTATTATCTACACACTGACGGACCGCTGGATCCTAGGAGACGCCCTGTGTAAGCTCACACCCTTCATCCAGTGTATATCAGTCACTGTTTCCATCTTCTCCCTCGTCCTCATCGCCATGGAGCGCTACCAGCTCATTGTCCACCCGACCGGATGGAAGCCAATGGTGGGCCAGTCCTACTTGGCCGTTGCTGTCACCTGGATTGTGGCCTGCCTAATCTCGGTGCCTTTCCTCTCATACAGCGTACTCACCTTGCCTTTCCAGAACCTAACCATTCCTTTCCCAGTCAATGACCACCCGGTTTGTATGGAGCGGTGGCCATCAGTTCAAGAACGGCGAGCTTACACCACCTCCCTGCTCGTCTTCCAATACTTCCTTCCTCTCGCCCTCATCATGGTCTGCTACCTACACATCTACCTGCGCCTTCGGAGGAGGAAGGACATGGTGGAGCGCGGCAGGAACACCacccaaaagaaaaacaaaggcaCCACGAGGATCAACGCCATGTTAGTTGCCATAGTGGTGGCATTCGCACTCTCCTGGCTCCCTCTCACTGTCTTCAACACTGTGTTTGACTGGAACCACGAGGCCATCCCGACCTGTGGTCATGACATCATCTTCTCATTCTGCCACCTCACTGCCATGGCCTCCACCTGTGTCAACCCCATCATCTATGGTTTCCTCAACAGCAACTTCCAGAAGCAGCTCAAGTCCACCCTATTGCGTTGCCGCTGCTGGGGGGTTACAGAGAGGTACGAGAGCGTCCCGCTCTCTACTGTCAGCACAGAAGTCACCAAGGGGTCAATCTTGAGCAATGGATCTATCAGCATCAATACTTAG